A region of Aquarana catesbeiana isolate 2022-GZ linkage group LG08, ASM4218655v1, whole genome shotgun sequence DNA encodes the following proteins:
- the LOC141106554 gene encoding uncharacterized protein translates to MDKSHTTKTILDLNLEIIYLLTGEDCAVVKKTSGEQDTSHLSEDWRWIQSPITVSSPDILGPEQVKKILDVIQKIIELLTVEVPIRCQDVTVYFSMEEWEYLEGHKDLYKDVMMEDYQIQNYMKLEKENIHLNNIILNLTLEILYLLTGKNYEVVKKESGEQIMTSSCPNGSSHFVTSEMYNKQQWRTSSLLHASSPITVPPTHCLITKRTVEKILEVTKKIIELLTGEVPIRCQDVTVYFSMEEWEYLEGHKDLYKDVMMEDQQMSTLLDGYKVQNALEGLVNLSSDHSSEDLKQYSPNIRSRLRPRSMNSSDPDKTSHHSHSVLSDDHPSFHSGTEDPSDAEESSPGRSPTVKHRGKKIFRCSECDKCYTRKAHLFRHQAMHTRLLPYTCSECGKSYAEKAELIHHLRVHTGERPFTCPECGQGYKQKKHLNSHLTVHSGEKPFSCSECGKCFKRKPALTVHLQNHTGKRQHTCTECGKSFTRKGILIKHQRTHTDERPFCCIECGKHFKQKFSLEQHWKVHINDYSCSACKLMFESRRELYKHYEEHCSKKVFSCSECEKLFVNKSQLVIHQRFHTGEKPFSCPECEKCFTIKGTLSNHLKLHHGEKWGKKFKTKEYLVKHQRIHTGEPTYKCSECGKAFRRKSYLVQHQRLHTGETFACSECEKVFVKKSLLAQHQRIHTGEKPYVCSKCEQSFATKSQLIRHQSVHSS, encoded by the exons GACTGTGCAGTAGTGAAGAAGACATCTGGTGAGCAGGACACTTCCCATTTGTCAGAAGATTGGAGATGGATCCAGAGCCCCATCACCGTGTCTTCACCAGACATCCTGGGACCTGAACAAGTCAAGAAGATTCTAGATGTCATCCAGAAGATCATTGAGTTGTTGACAGTAGAG gttcctataaggtgtcaggatgtcactgtctatttctccatggaggagtgggagtatttagaaggacacaaggatctctacaaggatgtcATGATGGAGGACTACCAAATTCAGAATTATATGAAACTAGAAAAGGAAAACATTCACCTCAATAATATAATTCTAAATCTCACACTGGAGAtcctctacctgctgaccggaaag AATTATGAAGTGGTGAAGAAGGAATCTGGAGAACAGATAATGACAAGCAGCTGTCCCAATGGGTCATCTCACTTTGTGACATCTGAGATGTACAACAAACAGCAATGGAGAACCAGCAGCCTTCTCCATGCGTcatcccccatcacagtgcctccaacTCACTGCCTGATAACTAAGAGAACTGttgagaagattctagaagtcaccaagaagatcattgagctgctgacaggagag gttcctataaggtgtcaggatgtcactgtctatttctccatggaggagtgggagtatttagaaggacacaaggatctctacaaggacgtcatgatggaggatCAGCAGATGTCAACATTATTGG atggatATAAAGTTCAAAATGCTTTAGAAGGACTAGTTAATTTATCTTCAGATCATAGCTCAGAAGACCTCAAACAATATTCTCCAAATATACGCTCCAGACTTCGCCCTAGATCAATGAATTCATCAGATCCTGACAAAACTTCTCATCACTCACACAGTGTTCTCTCAGATGACCACCCAAGTTTTCACAGTGGAACAGAAGATCCTTCTGACGCTGAAGAATCATCTCCTGGTAGATCACCTACTGTAAAGCACAGAGGCAAGAAGATATTTAGATGTTCTGAATGTGATAAATGTTATACAAGAAAGGCACATCTCTTTAGACATCAAGCCATGCACACCAGGTTGCTCCCCTatacatgttcagagtgtgggaaatcctATGCAGAAAAAGCAGAACTCATCCACCATCTTAGAGTTCACACCGGCGAGAGACCATTTACTTGCCCAGAATGTGGACAGGGTTACAAGCAGAAAAAACATCTCAATAGTCATCTTACTGTTCACTCAGGTGAGAAGcctttctcatgttcagagtgtgggaaatgttttaaaaGGAAACCTGCGCTCACTGTACACTTGCAAAATCACACAGGTAAAAGGCAACATACTTGTACAGAATGCGGAAAAAGTTTCACACGGAAGGGTATACTCATTAAACACCAACGTACCCACACAGACGAACGGCCATTTTGCTGCATAGAGTGTGGAAAACACTTCAAGCAGAAATTCTCCCTTGAGCAACATTGGAAAGTTCACATAAATGACTACTCATGTTCAGCGTGCAAGTTGATGTTTGAATCAAGGCGAGAACTTTATAAACACTATGAAGAACACTGTAGCAAGAAGgtcttttcatgttcagagtgcgagaaATTATTTGTAAATAAATCGCAGCTTGTGATCCACCAGAGATTTCACACCGGTGAGAAGCCTTTTTCATGTCCTGAATGTGAGAAATGTTTTACAATAAAAGGAACACTTAGTAATCATTTGAAACTTCACCACGGTGAGAAGTGGGGGAAAAAATTCAAAACTAAAGAATATCTagttaaacaccagagaattcatacaGGTGAGCCTACTTATAAATGCTCGGAGTGCGGGAAAGCATTTAGGCGCAAAAGTTACCTTGTTCAACATCAGAGACTTCACACCGGTGAGACCTTTGCATGCTCGGAGTGTGAGAAAGTCTTCGTAAAAAAATCACTTCTTGCACAGcaccaaagaattcacacgggtgaaaaACCCTATGTCTGTTCCAAGTGTGAGCAGTCGTTCGCTACGAAATCACAGCTCATTAGGCACCAAAGTGTTCACAGCAGTTAA
- the LOC141104610 gene encoding uncharacterized protein, with translation MGKSHTTKRILDLTLEIIQLLTGENCAIVKKTSGEQDTSKTSSHLSEEWGRIRRPITMSSLDILRPERIEKILEITKKMIKLLTGEVPIRCQDVTVYFSMEEWEYLEGHKDLYKDVMMENHQILNYVKLEKRKILLSDIMLNLTLEIIYLLTGENYEVVKLVSGEQITTSSCPNGSTHFGTSETYNKQQWRPSSLLHESSSFTVPPPHCLITKRNFEKILEVTKKIIELLTGEVPIRCQDVTVYFSMEEWEYLECHKDLYKDVKMEDQQMSTLLDRYKDQNTSEGLVGLSSDRSSEDLKRPSFPSRSEDPSDSEESSPGTSPTVKHRDKKIFRCSECDKCYTRKSHLIRHQAVHTGLLPYTCSECGKSYAEKAELIYHLRVHTGEKPFSCSECGQGYKQKKHLNSHLTVHSGEKPFSCSECGKCFKRKPSLTVHLQNHTGKRQHICTECGKGFTQRGVLIKHQRTHTDERPFCCTECGKHFKQKFSLEKHRKLHINDFSCSVCKLMFESRQELYKHRGKHRSKKVF, from the exons ATGGGCAAGAGTCACACAACCAAGAGGATATTAGACCTCACACTGGAGATTATACaactgctgactggagag AATTGTGCAATAGTGAAGAAGACATCTGGTGAGCAGGACACTTCGAAAACCTCTTCCCATTTGTCAGAAGAATGGGGACGGATCCGGAGACCCATCACTATGTCTTCACTGGACATCCTGAGACCTGAACGAATTGAGAAGATTCTAGAAATCACCAAGAAGATGATTAagttgctgacaggagag gttcctataaggtgtcaggatgtcactgtctatttctccatggaggagtgggagtatttagaaggacacaaggatctctacaaggacgtcatgatggagaatcaccAAATCCTGAATTATGTGAAACTAGAAAAGAGGAAGATTCTCCTCAGTGATATAATGCTGaatctcaccctggagatcatctacctgctgaccggagag AATTATGAAGTGGTGAAGTTGGTATCTGGTGAACAGATAACAACAAGCAGCTGTCCCAATGGGTCAACTCACTTTGGAACATCTGAGACGTACAACAAACAGCAATGGAGACCCAGCAGCCTTCTCCATGAGTCATCCTCCTTTACAGTacctccacctcactgcctgatAACTAAGAGAAATTttgagaagattctagaagtcaccaagaagatcattgagctgctgacaggagag gttcctataaggtgtcaggatgtcactgtctatttctccatggaggagtgggagtatttagaatgCCACAAAGATCTCTACAAGGATGTCAAGATGGAGGATCAGCAAATGTCAACATTATTGG ATAGATATAAAGATCAAAATACTTCAGAAGGACTAGTTGGGTTATCTTCTGATCGTAGCTCAGAGGACCTCAAACGCCCAAGTTTTCCCAGTCGATCCGAAGATCCTTCTGACTCCGAAGAATCGTCTCCCGGTACATCACCGACTGTAAAGCACAGAGACAAGAAGATATTTAGATGTTCTGAATGTGATAAATGTTATACAAGAAAGTCACATCTCATTCGGCATCAAGCCGTGCACACCGGGTTGCTCCCCTatacatgttcagagtgtgggaaatcttatGCAGAAAAAGCAGAACTCATCTACCATCTTAGAGTTCACACCGGTGAGAAACCATTTTCTTGCTCAGAATGTGGACAGGGTTACAAGCAGAAAAAACATCTCAATAGTCATCTTACTGTTCACTCAGGTGAGAAGCCTttctcgtgttcagagtgcgggaaatgttttaaaaGGAAACCATCGCTCACTGTACACCTGCAAAATCACACAGGTAAAAGGCAACATATTTGTACAGAATGCGGGAAAGGTTTCacacagaggggtgtactcattAAACACCAGCGTACCCACACAGACGAACGGCCATTTTGCTGTACAGAGTGTGGGAAACACTTCAAACAGAAATTCTCCCTTGAAAAACATCGGAAACTTCACATAAATGACTTCTCATGTTCAGTGTGCAAGTTGATGTTTGAATCAAGGCAAGAACTTTATAAACACCGTGGAAAACATAGAAGCAAGAAGGTCTTTTAA
- the LOC141104588 gene encoding uncharacterized protein, protein MDKSHTTNRILDLTLEIIQLLTGEACSIVKKTSDEQDTVKTSSHLSEEWRWARRIITVSSLDILRPERIEKILEVTQKMIELLTGEVPIRCQDVTVYFSMEEWEYLEGHKDLYKDIMMENHQIMNSVKLEKENLCLSDIMLNFTLEIVYLLTGESYEVVKLVSGEQITSSCPNGSSHFVTSEMYNRPQWRPSSLLHESSPITVPPPHCLITKRDVEKILEVANKMMELLTGEVPIRCQDVTVYFSMEEWEYLEGHKDRYKDIMTEDRLMSTLLDGYKVQNTSGQHNLSPDRSSEDFKQYSPNIRSRLHPRSINSSDPDKTSDHSHSVLSEDHPSFPIGSVDPSDSEESSSGTSQTVKHRGKKIFGCSECYKCYTSKVHLIRHQAMHTGLFPHTCSECGKSFGEKAVLIQHLRVHTDERPFSCPECGQGYKQRAHLKSHLIVHSSKKLFSCSECGKCFKRKDSLTVHQRNHTGKRQHTCTECGKSFTRRGILLKHQRTHTDDRPFCCTECGKFFKQKFCLEQHWKVHINDFSCSVCKLMFQTRLELNKHYGENCSKKVFSCSECEKFFASKSHLVIHLRVHTGERPFSCPECEKCFKEKGALSKHLKLHTGEKFSCSECGKKFTTKGHLVIHQRLHNQ, encoded by the exons ATGGACAAGAGTCACACAACCAACAGAATATTAGACCTCACACTGGAGATTATACaactgctgaccggagag GCGTGTTCAATAGTGAAGAAGACATCAGATGAGCAGGACACTGTGAAAACCTCTTCCCATTTGTCAGAAGAATGGAGATGGGCCCGGAGAATCATCACTGTGTCATCACTGGACATCCTGAGACCTGAACGAAttgagaagattctagaagtcacccagAAGATGATTGAGCtgttgacaggagag gttcctataaggtgtcaggatgtcactgtctatttctccatggaggagtgggagtatttagaaggacacaaggatctctacaaggacatcatgatggagaatcacCAAATCATGAATTCTGTGAAACTAGAAAAGGAAAACCTTTGCCTCAGTGATATAATGCTGAATTTCACACTGGAAATCgtctacctgctgactggagag AGTTATGAAGTAGTGAAGTTGGTATCTGGTGAACAGATAACAAGCAGCTGTCCCAATGGGTCATCTCACTTTGTGACATCTGAGATGTACAACAGACCGCAATGGAGACCCAGCAGCCTTCTCCACGAGTcatcccccatcacagtgcctccacctcactgcctgatAACTAAGAGAGATGttgagaagattctagaagtcgccaacaagatgatggagctgctgacaggagag gttcctataaggtgtcaggatgtcactgtctatttctccatggaggagtgggagtatttagaaggacacaaggatcgcTACAAGGACATCATGACGGAGGATCGGCTGATGTCAACATTATTAG ATGGATATAAAGTTCAAAACACTTCAGGACAACATAATTTATCTCCAGATCGTAGCTCAGAAGACTTCAAACAATATTCTCCAAATATACGCTCCAGACTTCATCCTAGATCAATAAATTCATCAGATCCTGACAAAACTTCTGATCACTCACACAGTGTTCTCTCAGAGGACCACCCAAGTTTTCCCATTGGATCTGTAGATCCTTCTGACTCTGAAGAATCGTCTTCTGGCACATCACAGACTGTAAAGCACAGAGGCAAGAAGATATTTGGGTGTTCTGAATGTTATAAATGTTATACAAGTAAGGTACATCTCATTAGACATCAAGCCATGCACACCGGGTTGTTCCCCCATACATGTTCGGAATGTGGGAAATCTTTTGGCGAAAAAGCAGTACTCATACAACATCTTAGAGTTCACACCGACGAGAGACCGTTTTCTTGCCCAGAATGTGGACAAGGTTACAAGCAGAGAGCCCATCTCAAGAGTCATCTTATTGTTCACTCAAGCAAGAAGcttttctcatgttcagagtgtgggaaatgttttaaaaGGAAAGATTCCCTCACTGTACACCAGCGAAATCACACGGGTAAAAGGCAACATACTTGTACAGAATGCGGGAAAAGTTTCACACGGAGGGGTATACTCCTTAAACACCAGCGTACCCACACAGACGATCGGCCATTTTGTTGCACGGAGTGTGGGAAATTCTTCAAACAAAAGTTCTGCCTTGAACAACATTGGAAAGTTCACATAAATGACTTCTCATGTTCAGTGTGCAAGTTGATGTTTCAAACAAGGCTAGAACTTAATAAACACTATGGAGAAAATTGTAGCAAGAAGGTCTTTTCGTGTTCTGAGTGCGAGAAATTTTTTGCAAGCAAATCGCATCTTGTGATCCACCTGAGAGTTCACACTGGTGAGAGGCCCTTTTCATGTCCTGaatgtgaaaaatgttttaaagaaaaaGGAGCGCTTAGTAAACATTTGAAACTTCACACCGGTGAGAAGTTTTcgtgttcagagtgtggaaaaAAGTTCACAACTAAAGGGCATCTAGTTATACACCAGAGGCTTCATAACCAGTGA